A genomic region of Strigops habroptila isolate Jane chromosome 20, bStrHab1.2.pri, whole genome shotgun sequence contains the following coding sequences:
- the MYO1F gene encoding unconventional myosin-If has translation MGSKERFHWQSHNVKQSGVDDMVLLSKISEEAIVENLKKRFMDDYIFTYIGPVLISVNPFKQMPYFTEREVELYQGAAQYENPPHIYALTDNMYRNMLIDGENQCVIISGESGAGKTVAAKYIMGYISKVSGGGKKVQHVKEIILQSNPLLEAFGNAKTVRNNNSSRFGKYFEIQFSRGGEPDGGKISNFLLEKSRVVSQNECERNFHIYYQLVEGASQEQRQNLGIMSPDYYYYLNQSDTYQVEGTDDRGDFHETMNAMQVIGIRGEDQQLVLQIVAGILHLGNISFQEEGNYARVENADSLAFPAYLLGIDQDRLNEKVTSRKMDSKWGGRSESITVTLNVEQAAYTRDALAKGLYARVFDFLVESINRAMQKPYEEYSIGVLDIYGFEIFQKNGFEQFCINFVNEKLQQIFIELTLKAEQEEYVQEGIKWTQIQYFNNKVVCDLIENKLNPPGIMSVLDDVCATMHATGEGADQTLLQKLQAAVGTHEHFNSWSSGFIIHHYAGKVSYDVNSFCERNRDVLFTDLIELMQSSEYGFIRMLFPEKLDSDKKGRPTTAGSKIKKQANDLVNTLMKCTPHYIRCIKPNETKKPRDWEESRVKHQVEYLGLKENIRVRRAGFAYRRLFQKFLQRYAILTPETWPSWRGEERQGVQHLLRSVNMDPDQYQMGRSKVFVKNPESLFLLEEMRERKFDGFARVIQNAWRRHIAIRKYEQMREEASNILYNFKERRRNSINRNFVGDYLGMEERPELRQFLAKRERVDFADCITKYDRRFKPIKRDFILTPKYFYLIGREKVKKGPEKGQIKEVLKKKVELQAVSGVSLSTRQDDFFILHENNADNFLESIFKTELISLLCKRYEELTHSKLSLSFKDTLQFRVKKEGWGGGGTRSITFIRGQGDVAILKAGGKTLTVSIGDGLPRNAKPTRKGATQRGGGSRCPAPSRSAPPAPRGACRNGAPQFPRGDGRAQRDTHKAAQKQARGPPASVLPPRNASHQPKTRPPSEHNMDFLNVPDQGVAGMQRRRSLSQRPPPAGRPKPQPKAALPRCQALYQYVGQDVDELSFNVGDIIDILLEDISGWWKGRLHGKEGLFPGNYVQKI, from the exons ATG GGCAGCAAGGAGCGCTTCCACTGGCAGAGCCACAACGTGAAGCAGAGCGGTGTGGACGACATGGTGCTGCTCTCCAAGATCTCGGAGGAGGCCATCGTGGAGAACCTCAAGAAGCGTTTTATGGATGATTACATCTTC ACCTACATCGGGCCGGTGCTCATCTCCGTCAACCCCTTCAAGCAGATGCCGTACTTCACAGAGCGGGAGGTGGAGCTGTACCAGGGCGCG GCTCAGTATGAAAATCCCCCCCATATCTACGCCCTGACCGATAACATGTACCGCAACATGCTGATCGATGGGGAGAACCAGTGTGTCATCATCAG TGGAGAAAGTGGGGCCGGGAAGACAGTGGCAGCGAAATACATCATGGGCTACATCTCCAAAGTGTCCGGGGGTGGTAAGAAAGTGCAG catgTGAAGGAGATCATCCTGCAGTCCAACCCACTGCTGGAAGCCTTTGGAAATGCCAAAACCGTCCGGAACAACAACTCCAGCCGCTTT gggaaGTACTTTGAGATCCAGTTCAGCCGGGGCGGAGAGCCCGACGGGGGGAAGATCTCCAACTTTCTGCTGGAGAAGTCCCGGGTGGTGAGCCAGAATGAGTGCGAGAGGAATTTCCACATCTACTACCAG CTCGTCGAAGGGGCATCCCAAGAGCAGCGGCAGAACCTGGGCATCATGAGCCCAGATTATTACTACTACCTGAACCAGTCGGACACGTACCAGGTGGAGGGCACAGATGATCGCGGTGACTTCCATGAGACCATG AACGCCATGCAGGTTATCGGCATCCGGGGCGAAGAccagcagctggtgctgcagatCGTGGCCGGGATCCTCCACCTGGGAAACATCAGCTTTCAGGAGGAAGGCAACTATGCTCGGGTGGAAAACGCTGACT ccctggcctTCCCTGCCTACCTGCTGGGGATCGACCAGGACCGCCTCAACGAGAAGGTCACCAGCAGGAAAATGGACAGCAAGTGGGGCGGCCGCTCCGAGTCCATCACTGTCACCCTCAATGTGGAGCAGGCGGCTTATACCCGGGACGCCCTGGCCAAGGGGCTCTACGCACGTGTCTTTGACTTCCTCGTGGAG TCTATCAACCGGGCTATGCAGAAGCCGTATGAGGAGTACAGCATCGGGGTGCTGGACATCTATGGCTTCGAAATATTCCAG aaaaatggCTTTGAGCAATTCTGCATTAACTTTGTGAACGAGAAACTGCAGCAGATCTTCATAGAGCTGACCCTGAAGGCAGAGCAG GAGGAGTATGTGCAGGAGGGGATCAAGTGGACCCAGATCCAGTACTTCAACAACAAGGTGGTGTGTGACCTGATAGAGAACAAGCTG AACCCTCCTGGGATCATGAGTGTCCTGGACGACGTCTGTGCCACCATGCACGCCACCGGCGAGGGTGCGGACCAGAccctgctgcagaagctgcaggcGGCTGTGGGCACCCACGAGCACTTCAACAGCTGGAGCTCAGGCTTCATCATCCACCACTATGCTGGCAAG GTCTCCTACGACGTGAACAGCTTCTGCGAGCGCAACCGGGACGTGCTCTTCACGGACTTGATTGAGCTCATGCAGAGCAGTGAATA TGGTTTCATCCGGATGCTTTTCCCAGAAAAGCTTGACTCTGACAAAAAGGGGCGACCGACCACGGCGGGCTCCAAAATCAAG AAACAGGCTAATGACCTGGTGAACACGCTCATGAAGTGCACACCACACTACATCCGCTGCATCAAGCCCAACGAGACCAAGAAACCCCGGGACTGGGAGGAAAGCAG GGTGAAGCACCAAGTCGAGTACCTGGGGCTGAAGGAGAACATCCGGGTGCGCCGGGCAGGGTTCGCCTACCGCCGCCTCTTCCAGAAATTCCTGCAGCG CTACGCCATCCTGACCCCCGAGACGTGGCCGTCCTGGCGTGGGGAGGAGCGGCAAGGGGTGCAGCACTTGCTGCGCTCCGTCAACATGGACCCGGACCAGTACCAGATGGGTCGGAGCAAGGTGTTTGTCAAGAACCCCGAATCG ctcttcctcctcGAAGAGATGCGGGAGAGGAAATTCGACGGCTTTGCCAGGGTGATCCAGAATGCCTGGCGCCGGCACATTGCCATCCGGAAGTATGAGCAGATGCGAGAGGAGG CCTCCAACATCCTCTACAACTTCAAAGAGCGGAGGAGGAACAGCATCAACAGGAACTTTGTGGGCGATTACCTGGGCATGGAGGAGCGGCCGGAGCTGCGCCAGTTCCTGGCCAAGCGGGAGCGGGTAGACTTCGCCGACTGCATCACTAAGTACGACCGGAGATTCAAG CCCATCAAGCGGGACTTCATCCTCACTCCCAAGTACTTCTACCTGATCGGGCGGGAGAAGGTAAAGAAAGGTCCTGAGAAGGGGCAGATCAAGGAGGTGCTCAAGAAGAAGGTGGAGCTGCAAGCGGTGAGCGGTGTCTCGCTGAG CACCAGGCAGGATGATTTCTTCATCCTCCATGAGAACAATGCCGACAATTTCTTGGAGTCCATCTTCAAGACGGAGCTGATCAGCCTGCTGTGCAAACGCTACGAGGAGCTCACCCACAGCAAGCTGAGCCTCTCCTTCAAGGACAC ACTACAGTTTCGGGTGAAGAAGGAGGGCTGGGGAGGTGGCGGCACCCGCAGCATCACCTTCATCAGAGGACAGGGCGATGTGGCCATCCTCAAAGCTGGAGGCAAAACCCTTACGGTCAGCATCGGGGATGGGCTCCCCAGGAATGCCA AGCCCACGAGGAAAGGAGCGACACAGCGCGGAGGTGGCAGCAGGTGCCCAGCGCCCTCCCGAAGcgccccaccagcacccagag GAGCCTGCAGGAATGGGGCACCCCAATTCCCACGCGGAGATGGCCGGGCTCAGCGGGACACTCACAAGGCAGCCCAGAAGCAGGCACGGGGGCCACCGGCTTCAGTGTTACCCCCTCGGAACGCCAGCCACCAGCCGAAGACACGGCCCCCGTCAGAGCACAACATGGATTTCCTCAATGTGCCTGACCAGGGGGTGGCCGG CATGCAGCGCCGGCGCAGCCTGAGCCAGCGGCCGCCTCCGGCCGGGCGTCCCAAGCCACAGCCCAAGGCGGCCCTGCCGCGCTGCCAGGCGCTCTACCAGTACGTCGGGCAGGACGTGGACGAGCTCAGCTTCAACGTGGGGGACATCATCGACATCCTGCTGGAAG